The region TACCGCAGGCTGAGCGCCCTCAAGGAGCGCTTTCCCGGCGTGCCGCGCCTGGCGCTGACGGCGACCGCGGACGGTCCGACCCGGCGCGACATCCTGGCCCAGCTCGACCTGCCGGACGGCCGCGTCTTCGTCGCCGGCTTCGACCGGCCGAACATCCGCTACCGCGTCCAGGCCAAGACGCGGCCGCGCCAACAGCTTCTCGCCTTTCTCGAGCAGGAGCACCGCGGCGACGCCGGCATCGTTTACTGCCAGACCCGCGACCGGGTCGAGACGACGGCCGAGTGGCTCAGCCAGCGCGGCTTCACGGCCCTGCCCTATCACGGCGGTCTCGAGGCAGGGACGCGGAACGCCCACCAGGAACGATTCCTGAAGGAGGACGCCGTGGTTATCGTCGCGACCATCGCCTTCGGCATGGGGATCGACAAGCCCGACGTCCGCTTCGTCGCCCACCTCGACCTGCCGAAATCGGTCGAGGCCTACTACCAGGAGACCGGCCGGGCCGGGCGCGACGGCCTGCTCTCGGACGCCTGGATGGTCTACGGCCTGGAGGATCTCTTCACCCACAGCCGCTTCATCGAGGGCTCGGCCGCGCCGGACGGCCAGAAGCGAATCGAGCGCCAGAAGCTCGACGCCCTGCTCGGCTACTGCGAGTCGACCCGCTGCCGGCGTCAGGTGCTGCTCGACTACTTCGGCGAGACCCTGGAGGAGCCCTGCGGCAACTGCGACGTCTGCCTCGATCCCCTGCCCGTGTTCGACGGCACGGTCGCAGCCCAGAAGGCGCTGTCCTGCGTCTACCGGACCGGCCAGATCTTCGGCGCGGGGCACCTGATCGACGTGCTGCTGGGCGGCCAGACCGAACGCGTCGCACGCTTCGGCCACGACAAGCTCAGCACCTACGGCATCGGCAAGGAGCACGGGCGCGACGAATGGCGCTCGATCTTCCGCCAGCTGGTCGCCCACGGCCTCCTGACGGTCGACATCGAGGGCCACGGCGGCCTGCGCCTCGGGCCCGGCGCGCGCCCGGTGCTGCGGGGCGAGCGGAGCATCGAGCTGCGCCGCGACCTCGCCCGGGCGCTCAAGGAGAAGGGGGCCAAGGACAAGCCCAAGCGGCGGATCTTCGACCAGCCGCTCGACGAGAGCCTGTTTTCGGCGCTGCGCGCCAAGCGCCTGGATCTCGCCAAGGCCCAGGGCGTGCCGCCCTACGTCATCTTCCACGACACCACCCTGGCCGAGCTGGCCCGGCTCAAGCCGGACCGGCTGGAACAGCTGACCGGCATCACCGGGATCGGCGAGAGCAAGCTGGCCCGCTACGGCGAGACCTTCCTCGGCGTGATCGCCGAGCACGCCCAGGGCTGAGGCCCTCTCTCCGTTGTCATGCCCGTGCTCGACACGGGCATCCAGGGATGCCGGTCGCCATTGTGCGGTGGCTCTGGATGGCCGGATCAAGTCCGGCCATGACAAGGGTGATTATGCCGTAACTGTGGTCCCACAATCGGGCGGGAGAGTGGCCCTTTCGTCGTTCCGCCAATTTCCATAGGGTGCGCCTCCCGCCAAGAGGAGCGCGCGCCATGTATGTTCCACAGGTCTTTGCCCTGGACGACAAAGCCGAGATCGACCGGATAATCCGGCAGTTCTCCTTCGGCCTTCTCGTGACCGCGCCCGGCGGCGCGCCCCAGGCGACGCACCTGCCGTTCCTCTGGGACGCCGCCGCGGGGCCGAAGGGGACCCTGCTCGGCCACATGGCGCGGGCCAACGCCCACTGGCGGGACTTCGCGCGTTTGGCGGCGGCAGAGCAGGAGGCCTTGGTGGTGTTCCAGGGGGAGCACGGCTATGTCTCGCCCAACTGGTACCAGCCGGGCCCGGCGGTGCCGACCTGGAACTACCTCGCGGTCCACCTCTACGGCCGGCCGCGGCTGGTCGAGGCCCCGGCGGAGATGCGCGCGATGATGGTGCGCCTGGCCGACGGCTACGAGCAGGGCTTCGAAACACCCTGGACTTTGGACAGCCAACCGGCGGACTACGAAGCCAGGATGATGCGCGGCATCGTCGCCTTCGAGATCCCCGTCACGCGAGTCGAGGCCAAGGCCAAGCTCAGCCAGAACCGCCCGGCGGAGGACCGGACCGCCGTCATCGCGGCGCTGGAAGCCAGCGGCCGGGCCGGCGACCGGGAACTGGGCGGCGTCATGCGCAAGATCCTCGCGTGACGCGGCGGACACCAGGGAGCTTATCTTGCGGGTGACGAGATCCGCGAAGCTGCTCTTGGCGAGCCTTTTCGCTCTTGGGCTTGTCGGCGCCCATTCCGCACGGGCCGAGACGCCGGTCTCGATCGAGCTGGTCCTGGCGGTCGATACCTCGCAGAGCGTCGACGGCTTCGAGTTCGCGCTGGTCATGGAAGGGATCGCCGGGGCGCTGCGGGATCCCGAGGTGGTCGACCGCATCGGCCAGCTCGACGGCGTCGCCGTCGCGCTGTTCCAGTGGAACTCCGAGATCGACGAAGGCTACATGATCCCCTGGCACCTGATGAAGGACCCGGGCAGCGTCGAGGCCTTCGCGGCGAAGGTGGCGCAGGCGGAACGCGACCCGCTGCGCGGCTTCACGGCGATCGGCCGGGCGGTCGAGTTCGGCCTGCGGCAGATCGCGGGCAACGCTTTCGAGGGCCGCCAGAAGAAGATCGACGTCTCGGGCGACGGCCGCAACAACAGGGGGCGCTCGCCGCTGGTCTTCCGCGCGCAGGCGAAGCACCAGGGCGTCGTCATCAACGGTCTGCCGATCATGACCCAGAGCAGCGCCAAGTCGGCCGAGCTGGACCGCTACTACCGCGAGGAAGTGATCTCCGGCCCGGGGGCCTTCGCCGAGGTCGCCGACGGCTACGAGGACTTCGCCCGCGCCTTCCGGCGCAAGCTGCTGCGCGAGATCACCCCGGTGATCAGCGAAGGGGAAAACGACGGCCGCGAGGCGCTCGCCTATTCCTCGCCGCGCGGGTCCTCCGCGTCGGAATGAAAGGTCGGCTGCGGCGTCATGGTCATGACGGTCACGCCGCCCGGCGCCTCGAAGCGGTGCCAGCAGTTGCGCGGCACGACGGTCAGCATCCCGGCCCGCATGTCGAGCACCTGGGGCCCCTCGTCGGTCAGCACCGTTACCCGCGCGGCGCCGCCCAGGATCTGGACCAGCTCGTCGCCGTTCGGATGGCGCTCCCAGGGACTGCTGCCGTCGAAGCTGCCGGCGAAGACGCCGCCGGCCTCGTACTCGGCCAGCGTCGCGAAGGCGGCGCCGGCCTCGGCCTCGCTCGTCTCGGGGCCGCGTCCGCGCAAGACCGGCAGCGGCGCGATCGTGGCTTTGATGTCGACGGCCTTGACCACCGCGTCCTCCCTCTGATCTGAGAACCCACGGGTATCAGACCGCCCGAACGGCGACAAGCCGCGCCAGCCGCCCAGCTGGCTTAGGCGCCCTCGGCCTCGAGGTCGGCGATCAGGCGCTCGAGCACGGTCGGTTCGACGCTGAAGGCGCCCTGATAGGGGTCGCTCAGGGCCAGGACGAGATAGAGAACGAAGCCGATGAAGGCGGTGTAGAGCGAAACCAGGACGACGAGCGGGCCCTGCGGCCGGTAGGCCCCGAAGCAGGCCATCGTCACGAGAAATCCGAACATGACCACGTAGACGAAGATCGGCGGTTCGGCCAAGGCGTTGTCCAAGCGGTTCAGGCGGTGGTCGGACATCGCGTCCACGTCGGCGACGATCAGCGACCACAGCTTCTCCTGCTCAGGGGTCGCCGGGTTCATCCTCATGACCCGGTTCACGAGATCTCTTTTCAAGGCCCTGGTTCGGTCGCTGAGGCGGTCATCCGCCAGGGCCGGCCAGTCGTCTTCGACCACCGACTCCGCATAGCGGATCAGAAGGACCCGCAGCTCCCGGGTGCTTTCCGCGTCATAGGACTGCAGGTCGTAGAAGGTGTCCGAGATCGCCACTGCCTCACGCCCCAGGGCATTCTGGATTGCCCTGAACTGGATGATCACGTCCGCGAACGCCAGAGAGAGCATGAGGCTGACCAGCACGCCGACCAAGCGGAACAGGCTGCTGGTCGGGTCCTTCAGGTCTTCGCGTTGGTGTTTCGAGATCAGCTTGTGCGCGGCGAAATAGACCACAAGGCCGACAAACGTCGTGATTGCCATCGCGACGGCGGCGCCGATCACATCAGGCAGCGAAAGCAGGTACTCGGTCATCGGGCCCCGGTTGCGCGTCCATGCCTCGCGGATTGCACGCCGTCCAGCGGGTCTCGACAATGATTCAGGTCAACGGGTTGCCGCCGAGCCGTCCACCCCATAAGAACGGCAACCAGCGCTCGGGCGCTCGGCCCAGCATGATCCGGGAGGTTGTTTCGTCTTGGCACGGCGTCTGTCCACCGCCTCGATCGCCTCGCTCGTCGTCTTTCTCCTGCTCCTGGGCGCGGCGGTGCTGTCCTCTCTCCGCTACGAAGGCCCTCCCGTTACGGCGGTGTCGGCCTGGCCCGCCTTCGACCTGCAGGGCCATCGTGGCGCGCGCGGCCTCATGCCGGAGAACAGCCTGCCCGGCTTCGAGGCCGCGCTGGCGCTCGGCGTCACCACGCTGGAGATGGACGTCGGCGTGAGCCGCGACGGCGTGCTGGTGGTCCATCACGACCGCCGGATCGACCCGGTTCGCACGCGCAATCCCGACGGAAGCTGGTTCGAGGGCGCGCCGCCGGCGCTGACCGATCTGACATTGGCCGAGCTGCAGGCCTTCGATCTCGGCCGGGTCGACCCGGAGAGCGAGGCGGCCGGCCGCTTTGCCGAGCAGCGGGGCCTCGACGGCGTCGCCATGCCCACGCTGGAGGCCGTGCTGCGGCGCGCCGAGGCGCTCTCGGGCGGCGCGGTCCGCTACAACATCGAGACCAAGATCTCGCCCCTGGCGCCGGAGGAGTCGCCCGACCCCGAGACTATGGCCGAGATCATGGTCGCGCTGCTTCGGGAGACCGGCACGGCGGAGCGCGCCACGATCCAGTCCTTCGACTGGCGCAGCCTGCAGGCGGTGCAGGCGCTCGACCCGGACATCGTCACCGTCTACCTCACGGCGGAGCGGGACTGGCTCGACAACCTCGGGCGCGGTCGGGACGGCGTCTCGCCCTGGACCGCCGGCTTCGACATCGACGCCTTCGAAGGCTCGATCGCGGAGATGATCAAGGCGGCGGGCGGCGCGGTCTGGTCGCCCTACTACCGCGATCTCCGAGCGCCCGACCTGCGCGAGGCCAGGAACCTCGGCCTCCGGGTCGTCCCCTGGACGGTCAACCGCCCGGCCGACATGGCATCGCTGATCGATCTCGGCGTCGACGGCATCATCACCGACTATCCCGACCGACTGCGCGCGGTCATGGCCGGCAAGGGCTTGGCGTTGCCGCCGGCCTATGCCGCGGCGTCTGCCCCGGACTAGAGACCAATCAACTCAGCGCGATCTCGCCCTCGATGTCTTGGCCCAGGTCGAGCCCCTCGACGGTCAGCCGGACCTTGGCCTTGAGGGTCTCCGTGCCGCTCAGCTTGCCCGAGTCGAGCGCGGCGCGGACCGCGCCCTCGATCTCCCGCTGCGAGGTCACCCCGACCTTTTTCAGGAACTTGCGCAGCTCCATGTTGAACACGTCCTCGTTCATGTCCCGCCCCTTCCGTTTTGTTTCACAGGCTTGCGCCAGTGATAGAAGAAGCGCGGGCGCGGCGCTAGGGCGGCGTGTCCCGGCCCTTCCCCGAAGGGATGGCGGGGACTAGAATGCGCAGCCAACCGGGAGGCCGCCGCCATGCGCCTGAGCGACGCCGAGATCGCGCGCTTCGAAGCCGAGGGCTATCTCTTCTTCCCCGCGCTGCTCTCGGGCGCGGAGATATCGCCCTTGCTGGGCGACCTGCCGGGCCTGCTGGCGCGGACGGGCCCCGAGGTGGTGCGCGAGGCAGACGGGGACGAGGCGGTGCGGGTGATGTACGGCAGCCACGCGTTCTCCGAGGCCTATCGGCGCCTGAGCCGCCACCCCAAGCTGGTCGGCCCGGCCGAACAGCTCCTCCGGGACGGGATCTACATCCACCAGATGCGGCTCAACCCCAAGCTGGATTTCGCCGGCGAGACCTGGAGCTGGCACCAGGACTTCGCCAGCTGGCACCACTCCGACGCCATGCCCGAGCCCCGCGCCCTGGTCACCGCGGTCTTCCTCGACGAGGCGAGCGCCGCCAACGCCCCGCTGCTTGTGGTGCCCGGCTCACAGAGCCACGGCCTGGTCGACGAGGTGACGCTCGACCGCGCCGACGAGGGCTATACCCTGCTGGAGATCGATCCGCCGACGCTCAAGGCCATGGTCGAGGCGCGGGGGCTGAAGGCCCTAACCGGCCCGCCCGGCTCGGTCGCCTTCCTCCACTGCAACATCGTGCACGGCTCGGCCAACAACATCACGCCGCTGCGCCGGGCGGTGATCTACGCTATCTACAACGCGGTCTCCAACGCCTGCGTCGGCGGCGGTCGCGCCTGGCACCACGCGGGACGGGACTTCACGCCGATCGAGGCGCTGGCCGAGGACTGCCTGCTGGCTCTGGCGGCGGAACGGGATGGCGACGCCATCGGGAGAGAAAGCGCATGAAACTGACCGAAGAGCAGATCGCCCGCTTCGAGGAGGAGGGGTATCTCTTCCTGCCGGACGTCTTCGACGCCGAGGAGGTCGCCGTGCTCAACCGCGAGGTGCCGCGCATCTTCGCCGACGAGCGCGAGGAGGTCTGGCGCGAGAAGGACGGCAAGGCCGTGCGCACCGCCTTCGCCGCCCACCACTACAACGAGGCCTTCGGCCGCCTGGGCGGCCATCCGCGGCTGATCGAGCCGGTCCAGCAGCTCTTGGGCGGGCCGGTCTACATCCACCAGTTCAAGATCAACGGCAAGGCGGCCTTCGACGGCGACGTCTGGCAATGGCATCAGGACTACGGCACCTGGGCGCGCGACGATCTCATGCCCGAGCCCAGGGCCATGAACATCGCGCTCTTCCTCGACGAGGTGACCGAGTTCAACGGCCCGCTGATGTTCATCCCCAAGAGCCACCGCGAAGGCGTCTACGAGGCGGGGCACGACCTGGCGACAACCTCCTACCCGCTCTGGACCCTGGACAAGGCGAAGATCACGGAGTTAGCCGAGCGCGGCGGCATGGTCGCGCCCAAGGGGCCGGCGGGCTCGGTGCTGCTGTTCCACTGCAACCTGGTGCACGCCTCGCCGCCCAACATCAGCCCCTGGAGCCGCACCATCGTCTATCTGAGCCTCTGCCACGTCGAGAACCACATCCGCCGGTTCAAGCGCGCCGAGTGGATCGCCCACCGCGACTTCACGCCGATCGAGCCGCTCTCCGACGACTGCCTCGCGGCCCTCGCCCGCGCCGGCCAGGCGGCGGAGTAGCCGGCTGAAATGGTGGCTAGCCGGGACCGTCACCCTTCGACAGGCTCAGGGTGAGGGGTGATTGTTGCCGGCGTGGTGAAACAAGTATTGGTGCGTGCAGTTGTCGCCCAATCTATCCTCCCTCATCCTGAGCCTGTCGAAGGGTGAGGGTCGCATCGCTCTTCGGGGCGGGCGCCGAAGCATTATCGTTTGAGCGAGCGCAGGCATGAGGAGGCACCGACCATGAACCTCTACGCCCTCCTGCAAGAGCGGGCGGCCGCCGGCAAGCCGGTGACGGCGGGCCTGATCGGGGCCGGCAAGTTCGGCTCCATGTTCCTGGCCCAGGCACGGGCGACGCCAGGGCTTCAGGTGACCTGGATCGCCGATCTCAGCGTCGAGCGGTCGCGGGCCGCGCTGGTGGCGACCGGCTGGTCCTCGGACGAGGCTGCCGAGGTCACGCTGAGCGAGGATTCCGACGCGCTGATCGCCGCGCCCGAAGTCGAGGTGGTGATCGAGGCGACAGGCAATCCCGCCGCCGGGATCGCCCACGCCCGCGCCGCCTGCCGCGAGGGCAAGCACATCGTGATGGTCAACGTCGAGGCCGATGTCCTGGCCGGGCCGCTGCTGGCCCGCGAGGCGCGCCGGGCCGGCCTTGTCTACTCGCTCGCCTACGGAGACCAGCCGGCGATGATCTGCGAGCTGGTCGACTGGGCCCGGGCCGCCGGCTTGCCCGTGGTCGCGGCCGGCAAGGGCACCAAGTACCTGCCGGCCTTCCACGCCTCGACGCCGGACACGGTCTGGACCCACTTCGGCATCACGCCGGAGGCCGCGGCGGCCGGCGGCATGAACCCGCAGATGTTCAACTCCTTCGTGGATGGCACCAAGTCGGGAATCGAGATGGCGGCCGTCGCCAACGCCACCGGCCTCACCCCAGCGCCCGGCGGCCTGGTCTTCCCACCCTGTGGCACCGAGGAGCTGGCGACCGTCCTTAGGCCCGCAAGCGAGGGCGGCACGCTGGTCCACAAGGGCCAGGTCGAGGTGATCTCCTCGGTGCAGCGCGACGGCTCCCCGGTCGAGCGCGACCTGCGCTGGGGCGTCTACGTCGTCTTCGAAGCACCGTCGGACTACACCGCCCGCTGCTTCGGCGAGTACGGCCTGGCGGTCGACCCGAGCGGCCGCACCGCCGCCATGTACAAGCCCTATCACCTGATCGGCCTCGAGCTCGGGATCTCGGTGCTTTCCGCCGCCCTGCGCGGCGAGTCGACCGGCGCGGCCACGGGATTCCGCGGCGACGTGGCGGCGGTCGCCAAGCGCGCGCTCAAGGCCGGCGAGGTCCTGGACGGGGAGGGCGGCTACACGGTCTGGGGCCGTCTCATGCCGGCGGCCGACAGCCTGGCCAAGGGCGCCCTGCCGATCGGTCTCGCACACGGGGTCGAGCTGGTCCGCGACGTGGCCGAGGGCGAAGCGGTTACCTGGGCCGACGTGGCGCTCGACGAGTCTGACCAGACCCTGCGGGTCCGCCGCGAGATGGAGGCGGCATTCACCGGCGACATGGCCAGCGCCGCCGAGTAGCGCCGGACGGGACTTAGTCGCAGCGCGCGTGCTCGCCCAACCGGATGTCGGGCCCGGTGATCCTCTTGCCGGCGCGCGCGGCCGCCCAGGCGAGCGCGTGGTAGTCGCAGGCCGGCAGTGAGTCGCGCAGGCCCTCCGTGCTGCGCCACAGGGTGGCGTCGCGGAACAGGATCTCGTAGTGGCCGGGCCGCCGTTCGCTCGGCTTCCGATGACTCTGGTCTCCGGCGGGAACGCTGCGGATCGTGACGATCTCTCCGTAGCCGTAGCTGCGCGGTTCCGCCAGGACCGGCTTGATCACGATGCGGTCGTCGAGGAAGGCGGTGAAGGTGGAGCTGAACAGCAGTGCGCCGCAGAGGGCGGCGACGGCGATCAGCGCGGTCAAAGCCTTGACCACGAGGACCACGTCGAAGCCCGCCAGTTTCCTGGCGTAGAAGATGTACTCCGCGTAGCGCTCGGCCAGGAGCGGCTTCATCAGGAGGTGCATCAGCGGCGCCAGGCACGCAAGACCGGCGAACAGCGCCGGCAGCGCCCAGGCCCAGACCCCCGGCCGGAGCAGGCGCTCGCTCGCGCCGGGATCGGGCGTGAACCAGAGCCCCATCGCCTGGAACAGGCCCAGCCAGAGTAAGACCAGAGGCGGCGCCAGCAGAAAGCAAAGGAAGCCGGCGATCAGGTCGTAGAAGAAGTAGTCACGGGCAAGCGCCTGAAGGCTGCGTTCGCCGGCCAGCGGATCGGGCCGCTCCCAGCGCAGATTCTCACGGGCCAGCCGGCGCCGCCTGAAGCGACGCATGATGCCGTAGAAGGCGTGGAACGCGAGATCGACGAAGTGGTGGGCAGAGCTCATAAGGCGCCTCCGGGCCCGCGGCCCAAGCTAGGCTCGCCGACTTAAGCAATGCATAAGGGCGGCGCAGGGCAGGGATGCAGAGGTCGCGCTTGCTGCACCGGCCGTCCCGCGCGTAGCGTGGATGAGATCCTTTTCGTCAGGCGGGCCTCCCCGTGTTCGATGTTCTGCTCTATCTCGTCGTCGTGCTCGCCTGGGGCACGACCTGGCTCGCGATCAAGTTCCAGCTCGGCGTGGTGGCGCCCGAGGCCTCGCTGGTCTACCGCTTCGCCCTGGCGGCGCTGCTGGTCTTCCTCTGGGCGGCCTGGCGCCGCGAGCGCCTGGGCTTCGCGCGGCGCGACCATCTCGCCTTCGCGGCGATGGGCGTCTGCATGTTCTCGACCAACTTCTACGCCTACTACCTGGCGGCAGAGCACGTCACGACCGGCCTGCTCGCGGTGCTCTTCTCGACGGTCTCGATCCTCAACATCTTCAACGGCCGGATCTTCCTGGGGCGCGGCCTGAACCCGCGGGTCTTGCTCGGCGCGCTCTGCGGCTTCGCCGGCATCACGACGGTCTTCTGGCCCGAGGTCGCCGCCTTCGGGTTGTCCGACGGCAAGACGCTCGGGCTTCTGCTCGGGCTGGGCGGCGCCCTCTGCTTCTCGCTCGGCAACATGGTCTCGGCGCGGGTCCAGGCCCGCGGCCTGCCGATCGTCGCCGGCACCGCCTGGAGCATGCTCTACGGCACGGCCTGGCTTCTGGTTCTCGCGCTCGCCGCCGGCAGCGTCTTCACCTTCGACCCGCGCCTGCCCTACACGGCCTCGCTGCTCTACCTGGTCGGGGTCGGCTCGCTGATCGCCTTCGGCGCCTATCTCACCCTGCTCGGGCGGATCGGCGCCGAGCGCGCGGCCTACGCCACGGTGCTCTTCCCGATCATCGCGCTCGGCCTCTCGACTCTCTTCGAGGGCTACGTCTGGACCCCGGGCGCGGCCGCCGGCGTCGCCCTGGTGCTGTTCGGCAACTTCCTCGTGCTGGCGCCGGCCAAGCGAAAGATCGCACCTGTAGCGGAGCCAGCGGAATGAGCAGGGTCCTGATCGTCACCGGCGGCGGGCGCGGGATCGGCGCGGCTGCCGCGCGCTTGGGCGCTGCCCAGGGCTACGCCGTCTGCGTCAACTACCGTGCGGATGGAGAGGCGGCGCAAGCCGTCGTGCAGTCCATCACCGGGAACGGCGGCCGCGCGATTCCGGTCCAGGCCGACGTTTCCCGCGAGGACGAGGTGGCGCGCCTCTTCGAGACCGCCGGCCGGGAGCTCGGGCCGGTGACCGCCCTGGTCAACAATGCGGGCGTCGCCGGGCAGGTCGACCGCCTGGCCGACGTGCCGGCGGAGCGTGTCCGGCACATCGTCGACACCAACGTCTACGGCGTCATCTGGCCCTGCCGCGAGGCGGTGCGGCGCATGTCGACCCGGCTCGGCGGAATGGGCGGGGCGATCGTCAACCTGTCTTCGGGCGCGGCGACGATCGGCAGCCCGGGCCAGTACGTCTGGTACGCGGCGGCCAAGGGCGCGGTCGACAGCTTCACCCTGGGTCTCGCCAAGGAGGTGGCCGGCGAGGGCATCCGGGTCAACGCCGTCGCGCCCGGTTTCGTCAAGACCCGGATCCACGCCGACTCGGGCCTGCCCAAGCGGATCGAGGAGGAGGCGCCCAAGGTGCCGATCGGCCGCGCCGCCGAGCCCGAGGAGATCGCCGAGCCGATCCTCTGGCTGCTGTCGGACGCGGCCTCCTACACCACCGGCGCGATCCTGCGTGTCGCCGGAGGGCGCTAAGGCCTTCTGGCCGCCCCGCAGGCCTCGCAGAGGAGATCCCGCTCGCCGAACGACGGGCAGGGCTCGTGGCATTCGCGGCAGGGCACGAGGAACTTGCCGGGGGCATCCTCGGGCCGGAGATAGGCGATCTCCGGTCCGGGGCCGCGGGTATCCGGCTCTATCTTGCGCAGCAGCCGTCCCTGCGGCCAGAGTTCGTGGAGGACCGTCTTCGCGCGCTTTCTCGCCAGCCGTCTCCGATCGCTGCGTGCACTCCGCTGACGTGCGATCCCCA is a window of Kiloniellales bacterium DNA encoding:
- a CDS encoding phytanoyl-CoA dioxygenase family protein — encoded protein: MRLSDAEIARFEAEGYLFFPALLSGAEISPLLGDLPGLLARTGPEVVREADGDEAVRVMYGSHAFSEAYRRLSRHPKLVGPAEQLLRDGIYIHQMRLNPKLDFAGETWSWHQDFASWHHSDAMPEPRALVTAVFLDEASAANAPLLVVPGSQSHGLVDEVTLDRADEGYTLLEIDPPTLKAMVEARGLKALTGPPGSVAFLHCNIVHGSANNITPLRRAVIYAIYNAVSNACVGGGRAWHHAGRDFTPIEALAEDCLLALAAERDGDAIGRESA
- a CDS encoding phytanoyl-CoA dioxygenase family protein, with protein sequence MKLTEEQIARFEEEGYLFLPDVFDAEEVAVLNREVPRIFADEREEVWREKDGKAVRTAFAAHHYNEAFGRLGGHPRLIEPVQQLLGGPVYIHQFKINGKAAFDGDVWQWHQDYGTWARDDLMPEPRAMNIALFLDEVTEFNGPLMFIPKSHREGVYEAGHDLATTSYPLWTLDKAKITELAERGGMVAPKGPAGSVLLFHCNLVHASPPNISPWSRTIVYLSLCHVENHIRRFKRAEWIAHRDFTPIEPLSDDCLAALARAGQAAE
- a CDS encoding FMN-binding negative transcriptional regulator; protein product: MYVPQVFALDDKAEIDRIIRQFSFGLLVTAPGGAPQATHLPFLWDAAAGPKGTLLGHMARANAHWRDFARLAAAEQEALVVFQGEHGYVSPNWYQPGPAVPTWNYLAVHLYGRPRLVEAPAEMRAMMVRLADGYEQGFETPWTLDSQPADYEARMMRGIVAFEIPVTRVEAKAKLSQNRPAEDRTAVIAALEASGRAGDRELGGVMRKILA
- the recQ gene encoding DNA helicase RecQ; this encodes MSADSREILQNVFGFEAFRGQQAEIIDHVMAGGDALVLMPTGGGKSLCYQIPALALPGTAVVVSPLIALMRDQVEALRQAGVRAAALNSTLPYGEAIHIERSLEAGELDLVYVAPERLNTESFLALLGRCRLALIAIDEAHCVSQWGHDFRPEYRRLSALKERFPGVPRLALTATADGPTRRDILAQLDLPDGRVFVAGFDRPNIRYRVQAKTRPRQQLLAFLEQEHRGDAGIVYCQTRDRVETTAEWLSQRGFTALPYHGGLEAGTRNAHQERFLKEDAVVIVATIAFGMGIDKPDVRFVAHLDLPKSVEAYYQETGRAGRDGLLSDAWMVYGLEDLFTHSRFIEGSAAPDGQKRIERQKLDALLGYCESTRCRRQVLLDYFGETLEEPCGNCDVCLDPLPVFDGTVAAQKALSCVYRTGQIFGAGHLIDVLLGGQTERVARFGHDKLSTYGIGKEHGRDEWRSIFRQLVAHGLLTVDIEGHGGLRLGPGARPVLRGERSIELRRDLARALKEKGAKDKPKRRIFDQPLDESLFSALRAKRLDLAKAQGVPPYVIFHDTTLAELARLKPDRLEQLTGITGIGESKLARYGETFLGVIAEHAQG
- a CDS encoding cupin domain-containing protein encodes the protein MVKAVDIKATIAPLPVLRGRGPETSEAEAGAAFATLAEYEAGGVFAGSFDGSSPWERHPNGDELVQILGGAARVTVLTDEGPQVLDMRAGMLTVVPRNCWHRFEAPGGVTVMTMTPQPTFHSDAEDPRGEE
- a CDS encoding DUF4239 domain-containing protein, with the translated sequence MTEYLLSLPDVIGAAVAMAITTFVGLVVYFAAHKLISKHQREDLKDPTSSLFRLVGVLVSLMLSLAFADVIIQFRAIQNALGREAVAISDTFYDLQSYDAESTRELRVLLIRYAESVVEDDWPALADDRLSDRTRALKRDLVNRVMRMNPATPEQEKLWSLIVADVDAMSDHRLNRLDNALAEPPIFVYVVMFGFLVTMACFGAYRPQGPLVVLVSLYTAFIGFVLYLVLALSDPYQGAFSVEPTVLERLIADLEAEGA
- a CDS encoding DMT family transporter, which translates into the protein MFDVLLYLVVVLAWGTTWLAIKFQLGVVAPEASLVYRFALAALLVFLWAAWRRERLGFARRDHLAFAAMGVCMFSTNFYAYYLAAEHVTTGLLAVLFSTVSILNIFNGRIFLGRGLNPRVLLGALCGFAGITTVFWPEVAAFGLSDGKTLGLLLGLGGALCFSLGNMVSARVQARGLPIVAGTAWSMLYGTAWLLVLALAAGSVFTFDPRLPYTASLLYLVGVGSLIAFGAYLTLLGRIGAERAAYATVLFPIIALGLSTLFEGYVWTPGAAAGVALVLFGNFLVLAPAKRKIAPVAEPAE
- a CDS encoding Gfo/Idh/MocA family oxidoreductase, whose product is MNLYALLQERAAAGKPVTAGLIGAGKFGSMFLAQARATPGLQVTWIADLSVERSRAALVATGWSSDEAAEVTLSEDSDALIAAPEVEVVIEATGNPAAGIAHARAACREGKHIVMVNVEADVLAGPLLAREARRAGLVYSLAYGDQPAMICELVDWARAAGLPVVAAGKGTKYLPAFHASTPDTVWTHFGITPEAAAAGGMNPQMFNSFVDGTKSGIEMAAVANATGLTPAPGGLVFPPCGTEELATVLRPASEGGTLVHKGQVEVISSVQRDGSPVERDLRWGVYVVFEAPSDYTARCFGEYGLAVDPSGRTAAMYKPYHLIGLELGISVLSAALRGESTGAATGFRGDVAAVAKRALKAGEVLDGEGGYTVWGRLMPAADSLAKGALPIGLAHGVELVRDVAEGEAVTWADVALDESDQTLRVRREMEAAFTGDMASAAE
- a CDS encoding DUF1194 domain-containing protein, with product MTRSAKLLLASLFALGLVGAHSARAETPVSIELVLAVDTSQSVDGFEFALVMEGIAGALRDPEVVDRIGQLDGVAVALFQWNSEIDEGYMIPWHLMKDPGSVEAFAAKVAQAERDPLRGFTAIGRAVEFGLRQIAGNAFEGRQKKIDVSGDGRNNRGRSPLVFRAQAKHQGVVINGLPIMTQSSAKSAELDRYYREEVISGPGAFAEVADGYEDFARAFRRKLLREITPVISEGENDGREALAYSSPRGSSASE
- a CDS encoding glycerophosphodiester phosphodiesterase; the protein is MARRLSTASIASLVVFLLLLGAAVLSSLRYEGPPVTAVSAWPAFDLQGHRGARGLMPENSLPGFEAALALGVTTLEMDVGVSRDGVLVVHHDRRIDPVRTRNPDGSWFEGAPPALTDLTLAELQAFDLGRVDPESEAAGRFAEQRGLDGVAMPTLEAVLRRAEALSGGAVRYNIETKISPLAPEESPDPETMAEIMVALLRETGTAERATIQSFDWRSLQAVQALDPDIVTVYLTAERDWLDNLGRGRDGVSPWTAGFDIDAFEGSIAEMIKAAGGAVWSPYYRDLRAPDLREARNLGLRVVPWTVNRPADMASLIDLGVDGIITDYPDRLRAVMAGKGLALPPAYAAASAPD
- a CDS encoding DUF6494 family protein, coding for MNEDVFNMELRKFLKKVGVTSQREIEGAVRAALDSGKLSGTETLKAKVRLTVEGLDLGQDIEGEIALS